In a single window of the Anaerocolumna cellulosilytica genome:
- a CDS encoding HelD family protein: protein MENTKMEDSHLQKKHEELRSEWEREENRLKQTVEVIQFNVDKYTEELKTVRAETKELYDNYRSSNPELHNDLVIGLSMQTDIERSLSKNLAALKKPYFGRIDYQEKSSMHLSENHGKGGGVEEEQKEESFFSLYIGKNGVSKSSTEIIVIDWRAPVASVYYDSDIGESSYLSPYKDPIYISLNLKRTFEISNSTLLDYYDTDVIANDEFLTKYLGKNKEVVLGEIIATIQKEQNDIIRDTPWHSVIVQGVAGSGKTTVAMHRISYILYNYKDRLRSDEFYIIGSNKMLLNYITGVLPNLDVYNINQMTLEEFLLSLLDKDFNLKKGKYTLTNTYTKISSTKPDGKETALKRFKGSIYFTKALESYFDKYEHMRLTPETVLYHEKEIYTKTEILEFLKIFYDKPLQEKIDLLNKRLVSKVRLVNEREQQEKEIISIEAKKFKEYFGKKAMKINLMELYHEFLNSLLTKAEYGELAEHIPDAEVIRLLIGGLQQKNIDIYDLAMLTYIKKRLKMSMDFEYVSHIIVDEAQDFGVSVFYVMKQLFKDCTYTIMGDITQNIHYDTGMNDWEALKNEVFSPIKDKFYVLAKSYRNTVEISNYASRVLKHCSFKTYDIEPIIRHGKEVDIIRTDREEQMLHETVRVIDENQRDGYTTLAIICRTIEETRKVYEQLKDKVTLEPLKEDMEEMNFSNGIMVLPIHMTKGLEFDSVILWNPDDNNYEASDGDAKLLYVAITRALHELHIVYRGNLAKLLR from the coding sequence ATGGAAAATACAAAAATGGAAGATAGCCATTTGCAGAAGAAACATGAAGAACTAAGAAGTGAGTGGGAAAGAGAAGAGAACAGGTTGAAGCAAACCGTAGAAGTAATTCAATTTAACGTTGATAAGTATACGGAAGAATTAAAGACCGTACGGGCGGAAACGAAAGAACTGTATGACAACTATCGTTCCAGCAACCCAGAGCTTCATAATGACTTGGTAATCGGTCTTAGTATGCAGACGGATATTGAAAGATCTCTAAGTAAAAACCTGGCAGCCTTAAAAAAGCCATACTTTGGAAGAATTGACTATCAGGAAAAGAGCAGTATGCATTTAAGTGAGAATCATGGGAAAGGGGGAGGAGTTGAGGAAGAACAAAAAGAAGAAAGTTTTTTTTCGCTTTATATAGGGAAAAATGGTGTTAGTAAAAGCAGTACCGAAATTATTGTTATAGATTGGAGAGCACCTGTAGCCAGCGTTTATTATGACAGTGACATTGGAGAAAGCTCCTACCTATCTCCTTATAAAGACCCTATTTATATATCGCTTAATTTAAAACGTACCTTTGAGATATCAAATAGTACGCTGCTGGATTATTATGATACCGATGTGATTGCCAATGATGAATTTCTTACAAAGTATCTGGGTAAGAATAAAGAGGTGGTGTTGGGAGAAATTATAGCCACGATTCAAAAGGAGCAAAATGATATTATAAGAGATACACCCTGGCATTCAGTCATTGTACAGGGGGTAGCAGGAAGTGGTAAAACAACGGTAGCTATGCACCGTATCTCTTATATTCTTTATAATTACAAAGATAGATTGCGCTCCGATGAATTCTATATTATCGGCAGCAATAAGATGCTGTTAAATTATATTACCGGTGTACTTCCTAATCTGGATGTCTATAATATCAATCAGATGACTTTAGAGGAATTTTTACTGTCTTTGCTGGATAAGGATTTTAACTTAAAGAAAGGCAAATACACCTTAACCAACACATATACCAAAATCAGCAGTACCAAACCCGATGGGAAAGAGACGGCACTAAAGCGTTTCAAAGGCTCAATCTATTTTACCAAAGCACTGGAGTCTTATTTTGATAAATATGAACACATGCGTCTGACACCAGAGACGGTTTTATATCATGAAAAAGAAATATACACAAAAACAGAAATTTTGGAATTTTTAAAAATTTTTTATGATAAGCCTTTACAAGAAAAAATAGACCTATTAAATAAAAGATTAGTTAGTAAAGTTCGTCTTGTCAATGAAAGAGAACAGCAGGAAAAAGAGATTATAAGTATTGAAGCAAAGAAATTCAAGGAATATTTTGGTAAAAAGGCTATGAAGATAAATTTGATGGAGCTATACCATGAGTTTTTAAATAGCCTGCTTACAAAAGCAGAATACGGAGAACTCGCAGAACATATACCTGATGCAGAAGTTATCAGGCTGTTAATAGGAGGGCTGCAGCAGAAAAATATTGATATCTATGACCTGGCGATGCTTACCTATATAAAAAAGAGATTGAAGATGTCAATGGATTTTGAGTATGTCAGCCATATCATCGTAGATGAAGCGCAGGATTTTGGTGTATCGGTTTTTTATGTAATGAAGCAATTGTTTAAGGATTGTACTTATACTATAATGGGAGATATTACTCAGAATATTCATTACGATACGGGTATGAATGATTGGGAAGCCCTGAAAAATGAGGTTTTTTCTCCGATAAAGGATAAATTCTATGTATTAGCCAAGAGTTATCGTAATACAGTAGAAATCTCAAATTATGCCAGCCGGGTTTTAAAACATTGTTCCTTTAAAACCTATGATATTGAACCAATTATCCGGCATGGTAAAGAAGTGGATATTATAAGAACCGACAGAGAAGAACAGATGTTACATGAAACAGTGCGTGTCATTGATGAAAATCAAAGAGATGGTTATACAACACTTGCAATTATATGCAGAACAATTGAAGAGACCAGAAAGGTGTATGAACAGTTAAAGGATAAGGTAACTTTAGAGCCCCTGAAAGAAGATATGGAGGAAATGAACTTTTCAAATGGTATCATGGTACTTCCTATCCATATGACAAAAGGTTTGGAATTCGATAGTGTAATTCTATGGAATCCAGATGATAACAACTACGAAGCCAGCGACGGTGATGCTAAGCTTTTATATGTTGCTATTACAAGAGCATTACACGAACTCCATATCGTATATAGAGGAAATCTTGCAAAGCTGCTTAGGTAA
- a CDS encoding iron-containing alcohol dehydrogenase, producing the protein MMRYTLPRDMYYGKGALEQLKNIQGKKAILVLGGGSMRKFGFVDKVVNYLTEAGIETKLFENVEPDPSVETVMEGARIMREYNPDWIIAMGGGSPIDAAKAMWVFYEYPDTTFESIIKPFSFPTLRQKAKFIAIPSTSGTATEVTAFSVITDYAKGVKYPLADFNITPDIAIVDPNLAETMPKTLTAHTGMDALTHAVEAYVSTLNSPFTDPLALKAIQMVFEYLPASYDGDMSAREQMHYAQCLAGQAFSNALLGIVHSMAHKTGAAFSTGHIPHGCANAIYLPYVIKYNSKNALGRYAEIARGVGITGTDAECVDALCKKIDDYNVQLSIPKTLKEFGVKEEEFLEKVAAIAELAVGDACTGSNPRPITPQEMEKLLTCTYYGTEVNF; encoded by the coding sequence ATGATGAGGTATACATTACCTAGAGATATGTATTACGGAAAAGGGGCTTTAGAGCAGTTAAAAAATATTCAAGGTAAGAAAGCCATCCTTGTTTTAGGCGGCGGTTCCATGAGGAAATTTGGTTTTGTCGATAAAGTGGTTAATTATTTAACAGAAGCGGGTATTGAAACAAAGCTATTTGAAAATGTTGAACCAGACCCATCTGTTGAAACTGTTATGGAAGGCGCAAGAATTATGAGAGAATATAATCCGGACTGGATTATTGCCATGGGCGGTGGTTCTCCTATTGATGCAGCAAAAGCTATGTGGGTATTTTATGAATATCCGGATACTACTTTTGAATCCATTATCAAACCTTTCTCCTTCCCTACCTTAAGACAAAAAGCTAAATTCATTGCAATACCTTCCACTTCCGGTACTGCAACTGAGGTTACTGCATTCTCCGTTATTACGGATTATGCAAAAGGTGTGAAATATCCTCTTGCTGATTTTAATATTACACCGGATATTGCTATCGTTGACCCTAACCTTGCTGAAACTATGCCTAAGACTTTAACAGCACACACCGGTATGGATGCTTTGACGCATGCTGTTGAGGCTTATGTTTCAACCTTAAACAGCCCTTTTACCGATCCTCTTGCCTTAAAAGCAATTCAAATGGTATTCGAATATCTTCCTGCTTCCTATGACGGCGACATGTCAGCCAGAGAACAGATGCATTATGCACAATGTCTAGCAGGACAGGCATTCTCTAATGCTTTATTAGGTATTGTTCACTCCATGGCTCATAAAACCGGAGCTGCATTCTCCACCGGTCATATCCCACATGGTTGTGCAAATGCTATTTATCTTCCTTACGTTATTAAATATAATTCCAAAAATGCTTTGGGCCGCTATGCTGAAATTGCAAGAGGCGTAGGCATAACAGGCACAGACGCAGAATGTGTAGACGCTCTTTGCAAAAAAATCGATGACTACAATGTACAGTTAAGTATTCCAAAGACTTTAAAAGAATTCGGCGTTAAAGAAGAAGAATTCTTAGAAAAAGTTGCTGCTATTGCGGAATTGGCAGTAGGCGATGCTTGTACCGGTTCTAATCCAAGACCGATTACTCCACAGGAGATGGAAAAATTATTAACCTGTACTTATTACGGAACCGAAGTTAATTTCTAG
- a CDS encoding aldo/keto reductase, translating to MKSLKDTYELYNGVNIPCIGFGTWQTPDGEVAVSSVKEAIAAGYRHIDTAAGYNNEESVGLAVKESYVPREELFITSKLHNNDHGYEATLAAFELTMKKLELDYLDLYLIHWPNPIKFRDTWKEANAGSWKAFEELYKAGKIRAIGVSNFMPHHMDALLETAKIKPMVNQIRLCPGETQEAAVSYCKSNQIQLEAYSPLGTGRVFEVKEMQELSKKYNKSIAQICVRWSLQMGYLPLPKSVTPERIRENGDVFDFEISLDDVALIAGLTECCGPTRDPDTTNF from the coding sequence ATGAAATCATTAAAAGATACGTATGAACTATACAATGGTGTCAATATTCCCTGTATAGGCTTTGGTACCTGGCAGACACCGGATGGTGAAGTTGCTGTAAGCTCTGTAAAAGAAGCCATTGCCGCAGGTTATAGACATATCGATACAGCCGCAGGCTATAATAACGAAGAAAGTGTTGGTCTTGCCGTAAAAGAAAGCTATGTTCCCAGAGAGGAATTATTTATTACCAGTAAGCTTCATAATAACGACCACGGATATGAAGCTACCCTTGCGGCTTTTGAACTGACTATGAAAAAGTTGGAACTGGACTATTTGGATTTATACTTAATACATTGGCCTAATCCAATCAAATTCAGAGATACTTGGAAAGAAGCCAATGCCGGAAGCTGGAAGGCATTCGAAGAACTTTATAAAGCAGGAAAGATTCGTGCCATTGGTGTTAGCAATTTTATGCCTCATCATATGGATGCCTTGTTAGAAACAGCTAAAATCAAACCTATGGTTAACCAGATTCGTCTATGCCCAGGTGAAACACAGGAAGCTGCCGTAAGCTACTGCAAATCAAATCAAATTCAATTAGAAGCTTACAGTCCCTTGGGTACAGGACGTGTATTTGAAGTAAAAGAAATGCAGGAATTATCCAAAAAATACAATAAGTCCATTGCTCAAATCTGTGTTCGCTGGAGCTTACAAATGGGATACCTTCCTCTTCCCAAATCAGTTACCCCTGAAAGAATCCGTGAGAACGGTGATGTCTTTGATTTCGAAATATCTTTGGACGATGTGGCTCTCATTGCAGGTCTTACAGAGTGCTGCGGCCCTACCAGAGATCCTGATACAACTAACTTCTAA
- a CDS encoding ABC transporter ATP-binding protein, whose translation MKKIIEVENLYKAFGRKKVLTNISFSIEAGRIIGLLGENGVGKTTLLKVLADLYKPDKGHIWIIEEESSIKTHKYISYMIHTEQLSDWMTIQQAIYYFKDLFPDFDTKKAFLLCDIFQLSPKDKVKRLSKGNQERVMLLLTISREAYLYILDEPLEGLDIRMKKSMIEILISNIKEDASILISTHMVREMEEIFDEVMVLHNNQLIAANADDIREQKQQSIEEFYLEVTKNA comes from the coding sequence ATGAAAAAAATTATAGAAGTTGAGAATTTATATAAGGCATTTGGAAGAAAAAAGGTACTTACTAACATATCATTTTCAATTGAAGCGGGACGTATTATCGGTTTACTGGGCGAGAATGGTGTTGGCAAAACCACACTATTAAAAGTCCTGGCGGATTTATATAAACCCGATAAAGGACACATATGGATTATAGAAGAGGAATCGTCAATCAAAACCCATAAATATATATCATATATGATTCATACGGAGCAACTAAGTGACTGGATGACAATACAACAGGCGATTTATTATTTTAAAGATTTGTTCCCTGATTTTGATACAAAGAAAGCTTTCCTTTTATGTGACATCTTTCAATTAAGTCCTAAGGATAAGGTTAAACGGTTATCGAAAGGGAATCAGGAGCGGGTAATGCTTTTATTGACTATTTCAAGAGAGGCATATTTGTATATATTGGATGAACCCTTAGAAGGCCTTGATATCCGAATGAAAAAAAGTATGATTGAAATACTTATTAGTAACATTAAAGAAGATGCCTCCATATTAATTTCTACTCATATGGTACGAGAAATGGAAGAAATCTTTGATGAGGTTATGGTTTTGCATAATAACCAATTAATTGCTGCCAATGCAGACGATATCAGAGAACAGAAGCAGCAATCCATAGAAGAATTTTATCTGGAGGTAACAAAGAATGCTTAG
- a CDS encoding GntR family transcriptional regulator yields MKFNDTVPIYVQIANDIKEKMISGQLKEGDKLLSVREYSSLYQVTPLTVQRAIMHMEAEGIIYTKKGVGSFIQEGSNQALQVSMVGRQVREFVRRMKHMGMTDDRIMQMVEEAIEDEKNYRS; encoded by the coding sequence ATGAAATTTAATGATACAGTTCCGATATATGTACAAATCGCTAATGATATTAAGGAAAAGATGATTAGCGGTCAGCTTAAGGAAGGAGATAAACTACTGTCTGTCAGAGAATATAGCAGTTTGTATCAGGTTACGCCGTTGACCGTACAAAGAGCGATTATGCACATGGAAGCGGAGGGAATAATCTATACTAAGAAAGGTGTAGGAAGCTTCATACAAGAGGGAAGTAATCAGGCTTTGCAAGTTAGTATGGTAGGGCGGCAGGTGCGGGAATTTGTGCGTCGAATGAAACATATGGGAATGACAGATGATAGAATAATGCAAATGGTTGAGGAGGCTATTGAGGATGAAAAAAATTATAGAAGTTGA
- a CDS encoding TldD/PmbA family protein, translating to MKVNSSDYLKQVKPLLKTLLNDLLKEYSYVSILASDSKAMVYSVSKQGTSINEDTILNGRGFVVKVYDNKSYGEYSFNEITKDSIPSIIRKIKEELAFLKTLLPDGITEGVYARLPEEEASFSESTDYIENPDTLGSELIVAHLTTLSEKARAFDNRILDCSAACRYQQLHKLFLSEKKDLEQNILWTTGSIMVMASRGEEIKYYFNGYSNLGGTEILKEMEQDVENVAKYTLELLDSEPITPGEYDCICTPEVTGMIVHEAFGHGVEMDMFVKKRALAEQYIGKQVASPLVTMHDGASAAGETATYFFDDEGVPAQDTVIIEKGILKRGISDSQTAMYLKTPPTGNGRRQNYERKAYTRMTNTFFEAGTDTYADMIASIKYGFLLENASSGMEDPKNWGIQLMVNVAREIKDGKLTGKIFSPIVLTGYVPDLLKSISMISDTVKLGGGGFCGKGYKEWVKVSDGGPYIKAKIRLG from the coding sequence ATGAAAGTAAATTCCAGCGATTATTTAAAACAGGTAAAACCCTTGTTAAAGACTTTACTAAATGACCTGTTAAAGGAATACAGTTACGTATCTATTCTGGCATCGGATTCCAAAGCAATGGTATATAGTGTATCCAAACAAGGAACCAGCATAAATGAAGATACTATCTTAAATGGCCGTGGCTTCGTAGTAAAGGTATATGATAATAAAAGCTATGGGGAATACTCCTTTAATGAAATCACAAAAGATTCCATACCTAGCATTATTAGAAAAATAAAAGAAGAACTTGCTTTTCTAAAAACTCTTCTGCCAGACGGTATAACAGAAGGTGTTTATGCCAGACTTCCTGAAGAAGAAGCTTCTTTTTCTGAAAGCACCGATTACATAGAAAATCCTGACACTTTAGGAAGTGAGCTTATTGTCGCTCACCTGACAACCTTAAGCGAAAAAGCCCGTGCTTTTGATAACAGGATATTGGATTGCTCTGCGGCTTGCAGATATCAGCAGTTACATAAGTTATTTTTATCAGAGAAAAAAGATTTGGAACAAAATATTCTTTGGACGACGGGAAGTATTATGGTAATGGCATCTAGAGGAGAAGAAATTAAGTATTATTTTAATGGATATTCCAATCTTGGAGGCACCGAAATCTTAAAAGAAATGGAACAAGATGTTGAGAATGTGGCAAAGTATACCTTAGAACTTCTTGACAGTGAGCCCATCACCCCAGGTGAATATGACTGCATCTGCACACCTGAAGTTACCGGAATGATCGTTCATGAAGCTTTTGGTCACGGAGTGGAAATGGATATGTTTGTGAAAAAACGTGCCCTTGCAGAACAGTATATCGGAAAACAGGTAGCCTCTCCTTTGGTTACCATGCACGACGGTGCTTCTGCTGCTGGCGAAACAGCAACTTACTTTTTTGACGATGAGGGTGTACCTGCCCAGGATACCGTTATAATTGAAAAGGGAATTCTAAAACGCGGTATCAGTGACAGCCAGACAGCCATGTATCTTAAGACACCTCCTACCGGTAATGGCAGAAGACAAAATTATGAAAGAAAAGCCTATACCCGTATGACCAATACATTTTTTGAAGCCGGAACCGATACCTACGCGGATATGATTGCCTCAATTAAATATGGATTTCTCTTAGAAAATGCCAGCAGTGGTATGGAAGACCCTAAAAACTGGGGGATTCAACTTATGGTTAATGTAGCCCGTGAAATAAAAGACGGAAAATTAACCGGTAAAATCTTCTCCCCTATAGTCCTTACAGGATATGTACCCGATTTATTAAAGTCCATCTCTATGATTTCTGATACAGTTAAATTAGGCGGAGGCGGTTTCTGTGGAAAAGGCTATAAGGAATGGGTAAAAGTCTCCGACGGAGGCCCTTATATAAAGGCAAAAATTCGCCTTGGCTAA
- a CDS encoding metallopeptidase TldD-related protein: MKKKGWVKPLFDKILSALAENKISEYLINDTLKESVELFFIKKSLDMRRQKDVHHYSVTVYHDFSKDNIKMRGSSTISLFSGMTEAEISNSIKNAYYAASFVCNPYYDLPSGQKEALLKIKNALTDLSLSESAKKMTTALFEMDTEKDTFLNSAEIFLEKVTNRIVNSRGIDVSYEKTTVKGEFVAQCVTPQDVETYQSFSYDNLDTEALKTKVKQTLAMTKARANANTAPAAGEYTVLLSGQYVRELFHYYLNRSSAGMIYPKYSNYQIGSNVQGEDVQGEALNITLIANEPYSSEGIPMKDLPLVAESKLETIHGNSRFCHYLGITPTGQYQSIKVPSGSLSFDDMKKEKYLHVVNFSDFQMDDFSGHFGGEIRLAFLYDGKTVTPVTGGSINGSILDVQRNFSFSKELQVEEHFEGPFAVKLEHIRVAGI; this comes from the coding sequence ATGAAAAAGAAAGGTTGGGTGAAACCCTTGTTCGATAAAATACTATCTGCCTTAGCGGAAAATAAAATTTCAGAGTATTTGATTAATGATACCCTGAAAGAATCCGTTGAGTTATTCTTTATAAAAAAATCCTTAGATATGCGCAGACAAAAGGATGTCCATCATTATTCTGTCACTGTTTACCATGATTTTTCCAAAGATAACATAAAAATGCGTGGTTCTTCCACCATTAGCCTTTTTAGCGGTATGACGGAAGCTGAAATAAGTAACTCCATCAAAAACGCCTACTATGCAGCTTCTTTTGTTTGTAATCCTTACTATGACCTTCCTTCCGGACAGAAAGAAGCTTTACTTAAAATTAAAAATGCCTTAACAGACTTATCATTGTCTGAGAGTGCCAAAAAGATGACGACCGCTCTCTTTGAAATGGATACTGAAAAGGATACCTTTTTAAATTCCGCAGAGATTTTTTTAGAAAAGGTAACAAACCGTATAGTTAATTCCCGCGGGATTGATGTCAGTTACGAAAAGACTACTGTGAAAGGGGAATTCGTTGCTCAGTGTGTCACCCCGCAGGATGTAGAAACCTATCAGAGTTTTTCCTATGACAATCTGGACACCGAAGCCCTAAAAACCAAGGTAAAACAGACCCTTGCTATGACAAAAGCCAGAGCAAATGCTAATACTGCACCCGCTGCCGGCGAATACACCGTTCTTCTATCCGGTCAATATGTCAGAGAACTGTTTCATTATTATCTGAACCGCTCCTCAGCAGGGATGATATATCCTAAATACTCCAATTATCAAATAGGCTCTAATGTACAGGGTGAGGACGTACAGGGTGAAGCACTTAATATAACTTTAATTGCCAATGAGCCTTATAGCAGTGAAGGAATTCCCATGAAGGATCTGCCTCTTGTTGCTGAAAGTAAATTAGAGACAATTCATGGTAATTCCAGGTTTTGTCATTATCTTGGAATAACCCCAACCGGGCAGTACCAAAGTATAAAAGTTCCTTCTGGTAGCCTGTCCTTTGATGATATGAAAAAGGAGAAATATCTCCATGTCGTTAATTTCTCTGATTTTCAAATGGATGATTTCTCCGGCCACTTTGGAGGCGAGATACGCTTAGCCTTTCTCTATGACGGCAAAACAGTAACTCCGGTTACCGGCGGTTCTATCAACGGGAGTATTTTAGATGTACAAAGAAACTTTAGTTTCTCAAAAGAGTTACAGGTAGAAGAACATTTTGAAGGCCCCTTTGCCGTAAAATTGGAACACATCCGTGTAGCAGGTATATAA
- a CDS encoding glycoside hydrolase family 2 protein: MGKTMKLREIVSTFILTKKNRSFNQLMTIWGEELNKEKVLTEYPRPQLVRDNYTILNGLWNYSIRKEKKRPKTFDGKILVPFSPESILSGVNRQVLPEDYLWYERNFIVNKILSKKRCILHFGAVDQMCKVYVNHRLVKKHIGGYLPFSCDITDSLRTGSNLLTVMVVDYSDTSYHSRGKQTLNRGGMFYTAQSGIWQTVWLEWVPDEYITSIKITPHTKTERIELEIHMNHWEKKAADREIHIEIYEGVKKLTSVKGQGNKFLIPVTEPVLWSPENPFLYDIIIKAGKDKIKSYFAMRSFEVKKDITGILRIFLNGKPYFQNGVLDQGYWPDGLYTAPSDEALIYDIVKMKELGFNMLRKHIKVEPLRWYYHCDRLGMIVWQDMVNGGEKYNMFFLGYLPILFPGFYNRIKDSWYYLFSRMNEKGRNGWIADCRRTVEHLYNCPSIAVWVPFNEGWGQFDAEAAVSLIHSLDKGRLIDQASGWFDQKGGDFRSIHNYFRKVRIVPEKRAVVLSEFAGYACYIKNHAFSEYIYGYQIYKDTYSLNRAVHRLFDVEIKRLMEKGLAAAVFTQLSDVEGEVNGLLTYDRKICKISPIEMINYNKTPEK; the protein is encoded by the coding sequence ATGGGTAAAACAATGAAGCTGCGTGAAATCGTATCAACCTTTATATTAACAAAAAAGAACAGGTCTTTTAATCAATTAATGACTATTTGGGGAGAAGAACTTAATAAAGAAAAGGTGCTGACGGAGTACCCTAGACCTCAACTTGTCAGAGATAATTATACTATATTAAACGGATTATGGAATTACAGTATACGTAAGGAGAAGAAAAGACCGAAAACCTTTGATGGAAAAATTCTGGTGCCCTTTTCTCCGGAAAGTATTTTATCAGGTGTTAATAGACAAGTCTTGCCGGAAGATTATCTATGGTATGAAAGAAACTTTATAGTGAATAAAATCCTTTCTAAAAAGAGGTGTATACTGCATTTTGGAGCAGTTGACCAGATGTGTAAGGTCTATGTGAATCACCGTCTTGTGAAAAAACATATCGGAGGCTATCTGCCATTTTCGTGTGATATTACAGACAGTTTGCGCACAGGCAGCAATCTTCTTACTGTCATGGTGGTAGATTACAGCGATACGTCCTATCATTCCAGAGGAAAGCAAACCTTAAATCGTGGTGGTATGTTTTATACTGCACAAAGTGGAATCTGGCAGACGGTATGGCTTGAATGGGTACCAGATGAGTATATTACAAGTATTAAGATAACGCCCCATACAAAGACAGAAAGAATAGAGCTGGAAATCCATATGAACCATTGGGAGAAGAAGGCTGCTGACAGAGAAATCCATATTGAAATATATGAGGGAGTAAAAAAGCTGACTTCAGTAAAAGGACAGGGTAACAAATTTTTGATACCGGTAACAGAGCCTGTATTATGGAGTCCGGAAAATCCATTCTTATATGATATTATTATTAAAGCTGGGAAAGACAAGATAAAAAGTTATTTTGCCATGAGGAGCTTTGAAGTAAAAAAAGATATTACGGGAATTCTAAGAATTTTTCTAAACGGAAAGCCTTACTTTCAAAACGGAGTACTGGACCAGGGGTATTGGCCGGATGGCTTGTATACGGCTCCCAGTGATGAAGCCTTAATTTATGATATTGTAAAGATGAAAGAGTTGGGCTTTAACATGCTGAGAAAGCATATTAAAGTTGAACCTTTGCGTTGGTACTATCATTGTGACAGGCTGGGCATGATTGTGTGGCAGGACATGGTAAATGGAGGAGAGAAATACAATATGTTTTTCCTAGGTTATCTGCCGATTTTATTCCCTGGATTTTATAACCGTATTAAGGATAGCTGGTATTATCTGTTCTCAAGAATGAATGAAAAAGGCAGGAACGGCTGGATTGCAGATTGTAGAAGAACGGTAGAGCATCTGTATAATTGTCCCTCGATTGCCGTCTGGGTGCCTTTTAATGAGGGCTGGGGACAATTTGATGCAGAAGCAGCAGTTTCACTGATACACAGTCTTGATAAAGGACGCTTAATTGACCAAGCCAGCGGTTGGTTTGACCAGAAAGGAGGAGACTTTAGAAGTATTCATAATTATTTTCGTAAGGTACGTATTGTACCTGAAAAAAGAGCGGTTGTTTTGTCAGAGTTTGCCGGCTATGCCTGTTATATAAAGAATCATGCTTTTTCTGAATATATTTATGGTTACCAGATATATAAAGATACCTACAGTCTTAACCGGGCAGTACATCGATTATTTGATGTGGAAATAAAAAGGCTAATGGAAAAGGGGTTAGCAGCAGCAGTTTTTACCCAGTTATCTGATGTAGAAGGTGAGGTCAACGGTTTACTAACCTATGACCGGAAGATATGTAAGATTTCACCTATAGAAATGATAAATTATAATAAGACACCAGAAAAATAG